In Bombina bombina isolate aBomBom1 unplaced genomic scaffold, aBomBom1.pri scaffold_1298, whole genome shotgun sequence, one DNA window encodes the following:
- the STRAP gene encoding serine-threonine kinase receptor-associated protein, translated as MAMRQTPLTCSGHTRPVVDLAFSRITPYGYFLISACKDGKPMLRQGDTGDWIGTFLGHKGAVWGATLNKDATKAATAAADFTAKLWDAVTGDELLTLAHKHIVKSVDFTEDSVNLLTAGQDKLLRIYDLNKPEAGEYT; from the exons ATGGCCATGCGGCAGACGCCCCTCACCTGCTCCGGTCACACTCGGCCGGTTGTGGATTTGGCCTTTAGCCGCATCACCCCGTACGGTTACTTCCTCATCAGCGCCTGTAAAG ATGGCAAACCGATGCTGCGGCAGGGAGACACCGGCGACTGGATCGGCACCTTCTTGGGTCACAAAGGTGCTGTCTGGGGAGCCACCCTTAATAAAGATGCCACGAAAGCCGCCACAGCCGCGGCAGACTTCACTGC TAAGTTATGGGACGCGGTCACCGGAGACGAGCTGCTGACCCTGGCGCACAAACACATTGTGAAGAGTGTTGACTTTACAGAG GATAGCGTGAATCTGCTGACTGCCGGTCAGGACAAACTGCTGCGCATCTATGACTTGAATAAGCCAGAAGCCGGTGAGTATACGTGA